The Mercurialis annua linkage group LG2, ddMerAnnu1.2, whole genome shotgun sequence genome contains a region encoding:
- the LOC126669565 gene encoding tRNA dimethylallyltransferase 9 isoform X3, with protein MIMSEVCGLRTRCLRCLLPSSSPLLRRRSCLFSTSTIACSAAASRKEKVVVISGPTGAGKSRLAMELAKRLNGEIISADSVQVYRGLDVGSAKPTPSERKEVPHHLIDILHPSEDYSVGRFFEDARHTTQNILDRGRVPIVAGGTGLYLRWTHGLSFFNEIGFVYGKPDVPKASPEIASESYSELAELQENQDWDAAVQLVVNAGDPKAEFLPANDWYRLRRSLEIIKATGSPPSSFQVPYDSFKEQSATRLTESSLNANVVGDVYEKAKPKDLDYEFLCFFLSSPRIDLYRSIDYRCEDMLSGTDGILSEAKWLLDMGLLPKSNSPTRAIGYRQAMEYILQFRQQGGSSTGEFYAFLSEFQKASRSLST; from the exons ATGATAATGAGCGAAGTGTGTGGCCTTCGCACGCGCTGCCTCCGCTGCCTCCTCCCCTCCTCATCTCCACTACTTCGCCGCCGCAGCTGCCTATTCTCCACTTCAACCATCGCATGCTCAGCGGCGGCCAGTAGAAAAGAGAAGGTGGTTGTCATTTCTGGTCCCACTGGGGCCGGAAAGAGCCGCCTTGCCATGGAGCTGGCTAAGCGGCTTAATGGTGAAATCATTAGCGCTGATTCTGTACAG GTATATCGCGGTCTTGATGTTGGATCAGCAAAGCCTACTCCAAGTGAAAGAAAG GAAGTGCCTCACCATTTGATTGACATATTACACCCATCTGAAG ATTATTCAGTTGGACGATTCTTTGAGGATGCTAGGCATACCACTCAAAATATTCTTGACAGAGGCCGTGTTCCCATAGTTGCTGGTGGGACTGGTTTATATTTGCGATG GACGCATGGACTTTCTTTCTTCAATGAGATTGG GTTTGTATATGGGAAGCCAGATGTTCCTAAAGCCTCACCAGAGATTGCATCTGAATCATACTCAGAGCTTGCAGAACTACAGGAAAACCAGGACTGGGATGCAGCTGTACAGTTAGTGGTCAATGCAGGTGATCCCAAGGCTGAATTTTTGCCTGCCAACGATTGGTATCGATTACGACGCAGCCTTGAGATAATCAAG GCTACTGGATCTCCTCCATCTTCTTTTCAAGTTCCATATGATTCCTTTAAAGAACAATCAGCTACAAGATTAACTGAGAGCTCTCTCAATGCAAATGTGGTTGGAGATGTATACGAGAAAGCTAAACCAAAGGATCTAGATTATGAATTCCTATGTTTTTTCCTCTCAAGCCCTAGAatagatctttacagatcaatTGATTACAGATGTGAAGATATGCTTTCAG GAACTGATGGAATATTGTCTGAGGCCAAATGGCTTCTTGATATGGGTCTCCTTCCCAAGTCCAACTCACCAACTCGAGCAATTGGTTATAGACAA GCCATGGAGTACATCTTACAGTTCAGGCAACAAGGTGGTAGTTCTACGGGAGAGTTCTATGCTTTTCTATCTGAATTTCAAAAAGCATCAAG GTCCTTAAGCACTTGA